The proteins below are encoded in one region of Sulfitobacter sp. SK012:
- a CDS encoding 1-acyl-sn-glycerol-3-phosphate acyltransferase yields MTQTVQLPLWLFILIMLFAAVTALSHFLLPSVRWFFRRRLERAVTQINKRLTRPIEPFKLARRYDMIQRLIYDPEVSREIAAYAKTEGIPENVAFQKAKSYAREIVPSFSAFAYFGFGIGVSKALARSVYSIKTSDQNEPTFNAIPADATVIFVMNHRSNMDYLLVTYLAARTSALSYAVGEWARVWPLSLLIRSMGAYFIRRKSRGALYRKVLARYVQLATAGGVNQAIFPEGGLSLTGVLQPPKLGLLSYVVDGFDPEAERDVVFVPVAINYDRVLEDRVLIAAHKRGDRRFGARISVVVGFILRKLWGRLRGADTRFGSAAVAFGEPLSLRAVQGMKVDALSLDLMRRIEVAMPVLGVPLIATALLEKGPLSAVDLEAEVAKLITRVPAKNLALQKDAVPEDVASACQHMELHGTIEKQDGRWAIQVGQESVAQFYANSIAHFLSDAAPGGAAGAKEISAPAGS; encoded by the coding sequence ATGACGCAGACCGTTCAGCTTCCACTGTGGCTCTTTATCTTGATCATGCTTTTTGCGGCCGTCACCGCCTTGAGCCATTTTCTATTGCCATCTGTTCGTTGGTTTTTCCGCCGCAGGCTGGAACGTGCCGTCACTCAGATCAATAAGCGCCTCACCCGACCTATTGAGCCTTTCAAACTCGCGCGGCGCTACGACATGATTCAGCGGCTTATCTATGATCCAGAAGTCAGCCGCGAGATAGCTGCGTATGCCAAAACCGAAGGAATTCCGGAAAACGTCGCGTTTCAAAAAGCAAAAAGCTATGCGCGCGAGATCGTGCCCAGTTTCTCTGCCTTTGCCTATTTCGGCTTTGGTATTGGCGTGTCCAAGGCCCTTGCGCGCTCCGTCTATAGTATCAAGACGTCAGACCAGAATGAGCCGACGTTCAACGCGATCCCTGCGGACGCCACTGTAATTTTTGTCATGAACCACCGAAGCAATATGGATTATTTGCTGGTGACATATCTCGCTGCGCGAACCTCAGCGCTGAGTTATGCCGTGGGTGAATGGGCGCGGGTTTGGCCGCTAAGCCTGCTGATCCGGTCGATGGGGGCGTATTTCATCCGACGCAAATCACGGGGTGCGCTCTACCGCAAGGTGCTAGCGCGCTATGTTCAGCTTGCAACAGCCGGTGGGGTTAATCAGGCGATTTTTCCCGAAGGTGGGTTGAGCCTTACAGGGGTATTGCAGCCGCCTAAACTGGGGTTGTTGTCTTATGTGGTCGACGGTTTTGACCCCGAGGCGGAGCGTGACGTCGTGTTTGTACCCGTCGCTATTAACTATGACCGCGTTCTCGAAGACCGGGTGCTGATCGCAGCCCACAAGCGCGGCGACCGCCGCTTTGGCGCGCGGATATCCGTGGTTGTGGGTTTCATCTTGCGTAAGCTTTGGGGACGGTTGCGAGGCGCTGATACGCGATTTGGTTCCGCAGCTGTGGCCTTTGGCGAACCGTTGTCCTTACGTGCGGTACAAGGAATGAAAGTTGATGCCCTATCTCTTGACCTAATGCGCCGGATCGAAGTTGCGATGCCGGTATTGGGCGTCCCGCTGATCGCGACGGCGTTGTTGGAAAAAGGGCCGCTCAGCGCAGTGGATTTAGAGGCCGAAGTTGCCAAGCTGATAACGCGGGTGCCGGCAAAGAACCTTGCCTTGCAGAAAGATGCCGTACCCGAAGATGTCGCAAGCGCCTGCCAGCACATGGAATTACACGGCACCATAGAAAAGCAGGACGGTC
- a CDS encoding protein meaA, translated as MSQTQKDRPWLIRTYAGHSTATASNALYRANLAKGQTGLSVAFDLPTQTGYDCDHILSRGEVGKVGVPVSHLGDMRTLFADIPLDQMNTSMTINATAPWLLSLYIAVAEEQGADISALQGTVQNDLIKEYLSRGTYICPPAPSLKMIADVAEYCYTNVPKWNPMNVCSYHLQEAGATPEQELAFALATATAVLDALKPRVAPKDFPALVGRISFFVNAGIRFVTEMCKMRAFVDLWDEICLERYGVQEAKYRRFRYGVQVNSLGLTEQQPENNVYRILIEMLAVTLSKKARARAVQLPAWNEALGLPRPWDQQWSMRMQQIMAYETDLLEFDDLFDGNPAVDAKVEALKSGARAELANLDEMGGAISAIDYMKGRLVESNADRLNRIEAGETIVVGVNKWQQGEPSPLMTGDGGIMVVDPAVEAEQIEQLEIWRAGRDTDAVAKALADLRAAAAEGRNVMPPSIAAAKAGVTTGEWAAQMRAVHGEYRGPTGVAKGQSNKTEGLDDLRDAVDAVSDRLGRRLKFLVGKPGLDGHSNGAEQIAVRARDCGMDIAYEGIRLTPSEIVSAARDDGAHVVGLSILSGSHIPLVEDLMVQMKDAGLGHIPVIVGGIIPEDDAQRLSAMGVARVYTPKDFELNVIMHDIVTLAHPAEVAAE; from the coding sequence ATGTCACAGACGCAAAAAGACCGCCCTTGGTTGATCCGCACCTATGCTGGTCATTCGACAGCCACCGCGTCTAACGCGCTTTATCGCGCGAACCTTGCAAAGGGGCAGACGGGGCTTTCTGTGGCTTTCGATCTGCCTACGCAGACGGGCTATGATTGTGATCATATCCTGTCGCGCGGCGAAGTTGGCAAAGTTGGCGTGCCCGTCAGTCACCTGGGCGACATGCGCACACTTTTTGCGGACATCCCGCTGGATCAGATGAACACATCAATGACGATTAACGCGACCGCGCCGTGGCTACTTTCGCTCTATATCGCGGTGGCCGAGGAGCAAGGTGCCGATATCTCGGCTTTGCAAGGCACGGTGCAGAACGATCTGATCAAGGAATACCTAAGCCGCGGTACGTATATTTGCCCCCCCGCCCCGTCGCTCAAGATGATCGCGGATGTGGCTGAATATTGTTATACGAACGTGCCGAAATGGAACCCGATGAATGTGTGTTCTTATCACCTGCAAGAAGCCGGGGCGACGCCAGAGCAGGAATTGGCTTTTGCATTAGCCACAGCAACGGCCGTATTGGATGCCCTAAAGCCCCGCGTCGCACCCAAAGACTTCCCTGCATTGGTGGGTCGCATTTCGTTTTTCGTAAATGCTGGTATTCGGTTCGTGACCGAGATGTGCAAAATGCGGGCCTTTGTCGATTTGTGGGACGAGATTTGCCTAGAACGCTACGGCGTTCAGGAAGCCAAATACCGGCGGTTCCGGTACGGCGTGCAGGTCAATTCGCTTGGCCTCACCGAGCAGCAGCCTGAGAATAACGTCTACCGTATTCTGATCGAAATGCTGGCCGTGACGCTTTCAAAAAAGGCGCGTGCCCGGGCTGTGCAATTACCTGCGTGGAACGAGGCACTTGGCCTACCGCGGCCATGGGATCAGCAATGGTCCATGCGGATGCAGCAGATCATGGCTTATGAGACCGATTTGTTGGAATTCGATGACCTGTTTGATGGAAACCCAGCCGTAGATGCCAAGGTCGAGGCTCTCAAATCCGGGGCACGTGCCGAATTGGCAAATCTGGATGAAATGGGCGGCGCTATTTCCGCAATCGATTATATGAAGGGCCGACTTGTTGAAAGTAACGCGGACCGTCTGAACCGGATCGAAGCCGGCGAAACGATTGTTGTCGGCGTCAACAAGTGGCAGCAGGGTGAACCGTCGCCTCTGATGACCGGAGACGGTGGGATTATGGTTGTGGACCCCGCAGTAGAAGCAGAACAAATTGAGCAGTTGGAAATTTGGCGCGCCGGGCGTGACACGGATGCTGTAGCAAAAGCCCTCGCCGATCTGCGCGCTGCCGCCGCCGAAGGGCGCAATGTTATGCCCCCGTCAATTGCAGCGGCTAAGGCTGGCGTGACAACAGGCGAATGGGCGGCTCAGATGCGCGCCGTACATGGTGAATATCGAGGGCCCACAGGCGTAGCCAAAGGGCAGTCAAATAAAACCGAAGGCCTTGATGATCTGCGCGATGCTGTGGACGCGGTGAGTGACCGATTGGGTCGCCGTCTTAAGTTCCTCGTGGGGAAGCCCGGTCTTGATGGGCATTCCAACGGAGCCGAGCAAATCGCGGTACGCGCGCGGGATTGCGGCATGGATATTGCTTATGAGGGCATTCGTTTAACCCCATCAGAAATCGTTTCAGCGGCGCGTGACGACGGCGCGCATGTGGTCGGGCTATCGATTCTATCTGGATCACACATCCCATTGGTTGAGGATTTGATGGTGCAAATGAAA